From the genome of Falco peregrinus isolate bFalPer1 chromosome W, bFalPer1.pri, whole genome shotgun sequence, one region includes:
- the LOC129783203 gene encoding epoxide hydrolase 1-like, translating into MWQEMLPNAWDGILSRIRSFECSQRNAVLVPVAALSVGGMLVYWLRSRHKIKTIEMGNGWWGSDERPLKGKEDESICPFKIETSDKELEDLHRRLEQARYTLQMEGAAFHYGFSSSYLQKVVAYWRNQFDWRKQVEILNKYPHFRTTIEGIDIHFIHVKPSYVPHGRAVQPLLMVHGWPGSFYEFYKTIALLTEPAEHGLNEGDMVFEVICPSIPGYGFSEAPHQKGER; encoded by the exons ATGTGGCAGGAGATGCTTCCAAACGCCTG GGATGGCATCTTGTCCCGGATCAG GTCATTTGAATGTTCTCAGAGGAATGCAGTCCTGGTCCCTGTGGCCGCTCTGAGCGTTGGAGGGATGCTGGTTTACTGGCTGAGGTCTAGACACAAGATCAAGACTATTGAAATGGGCAATGGATGGTGGGGCTCAGATGAAAGACCtctaaaagggaaagaagatgAAAGTATCTGTCCCTTCAAGATTGAAACATCTGACAAAGAACTTGAG GACCTGCATCGCCGCCTGGAGCAGGCCCGCTACACGCTGCAGATGGAAGGGGCTGCCTTCCACTACGGCTTCAGCTCCAGCTACCTGCAGAAGGTGGTGGCCTACTGGAGGAACCAGTTTGACTGGCGCAAGCAAGTGGAAATCCTGAACAAATATCCCCATTTCCGAACCACCATTGAAG GGATTGATATCCATTTTATCCACGTGAAGCCCTCCTATGTCCCTCACGGTCGAGCTGTTCAACCTCTGCTGATGGTCCACGGCTGGCCTGGCTCCTTCTACGAGTTCTACAAGACTATCGCTCTACTCACAGAGCCAGCTGAGCATGGCCTGAATGAGGGTGACATGGTGTTTGAGGTcatctgtccatccatcccaGGATATGGCTTCTCTGAGGCACCACACCAGAAAGGTGAGCGATGA
- the LOC129783204 gene encoding ankyrin repeat domain-containing protein 26-like — MKQKITVRKNDCLKMENENMIEEKDKKIFSSGESSKLIKMPMKGKIALNAKGAKKSKRQPSKQKAHQQMSSSSGNHGQVPDDSTSSETSEDEGRPAATTRSERNEVSIPMEVTDDPGLTHSSDPTSEDVRLEASAYKETMLLLEELGVVHMADVPYVIIGSLSS; from the exons atgaaacaaaagattactgtaaggaagaatgactgtttgaaaatggagaatgaaaacatgatagaagaaaaagacaaaaagattttttcatctggggagagctcaaaattgattaaaatgcCAATGAAAGG TAAAATTGCCCTGAATGCCAAAGgtgcaaagaaaagtaaaagacagccttcaaagcagaaggctcaTCAGCAGATGAGCTCTTCCAGTGGCAATCATGGTCAAGTACCGGATGATAGCACTTCCAGTGAAACATCTGAGGATGAAGGAAG acctgCAGCAACAACCAGGAGTGAAAGGAACGAG gtCAGCATACCAATGGAAGTAACTGATGACCCTGGTTTAACTCACTCATCTGACCCAACTTCAGAGGATGTCCGGTTAGAAGCTTCAGCCTACAAGGAGACTATGCTGCTCTTGGAAGAGCTTGGTGTGGTCCATATGG CCGATGTGCCTTACGTTATCATTGGTTCTCTGTCTAGTtag